In Streptomyces sp. NBC_00878, a single window of DNA contains:
- a CDS encoding ATP-binding protein: protein MRDPLSVLTEAFTSFLFGKVETTRPPVRTSTGQAQAVYLPTAAPGLGDSGVIIGREVYSGKGYIYDPFQLYGQQLPAPHWLVLGESGNGKSALEKTYVLRQLRFKDRQVVVLDAQGEDGDGEWNLIARQLGITPIRLDPTAALDMGIRLNPLDPAITTTGQLALLRTIIEVALGHGLDERSGFALKVAHAYVNETIVERQPVLTDIVEQLRHPEPESAEAMNVAIDDVRAWGLDVALVIDRLVDGDLRGMFDGPTTVGIDLDAPLIVFDLSHIDRNSIAMPILMAIVGVWLEHTWIRPDRKKRIFLVEEAWHIINSPFVAQLFQRLLKFGRRLGLSFVAVVHHLSDVVDGAAAKEAAAILKMASTRTIYAQKADEARSTGRVLGLPRWAVEIIPTLTPGIAVWDVNGNVQVVKHLITETERPLCFTDRAMTQSSADHLADDALRAAELEAEERAAAFMEQHLSDLDDSSESTVA from the coding sequence ATGCGGGATCCGCTGTCCGTCCTCACCGAGGCCTTCACGTCCTTCCTCTTCGGCAAGGTCGAGACGACCCGCCCACCGGTGCGCACCTCCACCGGCCAGGCCCAGGCCGTCTACCTGCCGACCGCGGCCCCCGGCCTCGGCGACTCCGGCGTCATCATCGGCCGCGAGGTCTACTCCGGGAAGGGCTACATCTACGACCCCTTCCAGCTGTACGGACAGCAGCTCCCGGCCCCGCACTGGCTGGTCCTCGGCGAGTCCGGCAACGGCAAGTCGGCCCTGGAGAAGACGTACGTCCTACGGCAGTTGAGGTTCAAGGACCGCCAGGTCGTCGTACTCGACGCACAGGGCGAGGACGGCGACGGCGAGTGGAACCTCATCGCCCGGCAGCTGGGTATAACCCCCATCCGGCTCGACCCGACCGCCGCCCTGGACATGGGAATCCGGCTCAATCCGCTCGACCCCGCGATCACCACGACCGGCCAGCTCGCCCTGCTCCGGACGATCATCGAGGTCGCGCTGGGCCACGGCCTGGACGAGCGCTCCGGCTTCGCACTCAAGGTCGCGCACGCGTACGTCAACGAGACGATCGTCGAGCGCCAGCCCGTACTGACGGACATCGTCGAGCAACTGCGCCACCCCGAACCGGAGTCGGCGGAGGCGATGAACGTCGCCATAGACGACGTACGGGCCTGGGGCCTGGACGTCGCCCTCGTCATCGACCGCCTCGTCGACGGTGACCTGCGCGGCATGTTCGACGGCCCGACCACGGTCGGCATCGACCTGGACGCCCCGCTCATCGTCTTCGACCTGTCCCACATCGACCGCAACTCCATCGCCATGCCGATCCTCATGGCGATCGTCGGCGTATGGCTGGAACACACATGGATCCGCCCCGACCGGAAGAAGCGCATCTTCCTGGTCGAGGAGGCCTGGCACATCATCAACAGCCCGTTCGTGGCCCAGCTGTTCCAGCGCCTGCTGAAGTTCGGCCGACGCCTGGGCCTGTCGTTCGTGGCGGTGGTCCACCACTTGAGCGACGTGGTCGACGGGGCAGCGGCGAAGGAGGCCGCGGCAATCCTGAAGATGGCCTCGACGCGCACGATCTACGCCCAGAAGGCGGACGAGGCACGCTCAACAGGCCGGGTCCTCGGCCTGCCCAGGTGGGCCGTGGAAATCATCCCCACCCTGACGCCAGGCATCGCGGTCTGGGACGTCAACGGCAACGTCCAGGTGGTCAAACACCTGATCACCGAGACCGAACGCCCCCTCTGCTTCACCGACCGCGCCATGACACAGTCGTCGGCCGA